Proteins from one Enoplosus armatus isolate fEnoArm2 chromosome 4, fEnoArm2.hap1, whole genome shotgun sequence genomic window:
- the sprb gene encoding sepiapterin reductase b — translation MSDIYSTNPRTLGRGICIITGASKGFGRALAHKVSHSLEPGSVLLLVARTETLLQESKEELQSFSEEQQLVVHCIAVDLSTREGVNETIKAARQEAVNEIDHVLLINNAASLDDISRFASFTDPEAVNSYLSLNVSSALVLTAGILQVFPCRPGLRWSVVNVSSIFARQALPSWVLYCTAKAAREIMFRVLAEEEPNVKVLSYSPGPMDTEMQRDIRRLTGVNHQLFPCQESAAKLMKLLLDNDFPSGAHLDFFEV, via the exons ATGTCAGACATTTACTCCACAAACCCCAGGACTCTGGGCCGGGGCATCTGCATCATCACAGGAGCCTCTAAGGGATTTGGACGGGCGCTGGCACACAAA GTGTCCCACTCGCTGGAGCCCGGCTCTGTCCTCCTGCTGGTGGCTCGCACTGAGACTCTGCTGCAAGAGTCaaaagaggagctgcagagcttCTCTGAGGAACAGCAGCTGGTGGTTCACTGCATAGCTGTCGATCTAAGCACGAGAGAGGGGGTGAATGAAACAATAAAGGCGGCAAGGCAGGAAGCTGTAAATGAAATAGATCACGTGCTTCTTATCAACAATGCTG CCTCTTTGGATGACATTTCCCGGTTTGCGAGTTTCACCGATCCTGAGGCGGTGAACTCCTATCTGTCCCTCAACGTTAGCTCTGCTCTGGTGCTGACTGCAGGAATCCTGCAGGTATTTCCATGCAGACCGGGCCTGCGATGGAGCGTGGTGAATGTCTCGTCAATCTTTGCACGGCAGGCCTTACCGTCCTGGGTGTTGTACTGCACAGCCAAAGCAGCCAGAGAGATTATGTTCAGGGTGCTGGCTGAGGAGGAGCCAAATGTCAAAGTCCTCAGCTACTCTCCAG GTCCCATGGACACAGAGATGCAGAGGGACATTCGGAGGTTAACAGGCGTCAATCATCAGCTGTTCCCCTGTCAGGAGTCTGCGGCCAAACTGATGAAGCTGCTTCTGGACAATGACTTCCCCTCGGGGGCACACCTCGACTTCTTCGAAGTGTGA
- the LOC139284455 gene encoding fatty acid-binding protein, liver-type: MSFSGKYQLESQENFEPFMKAIGLPDELIQKGKDVKSVSEIEETGDSFKVTVTTGSKVLVNNFTLGKEAELETITGEKVKAVVQREGNKLKVSLKGIESVTELVDGNTIVNTMTLGGIVYKRTSKRM; the protein is encoded by the exons ATGTCTTTCTCTGGAAAATACCAGCTGGAGTCTCAGGAGAACTTTGAGCCTTTCATGAAAGCCATTG GTCTTCCTGATGAGCTCATCCAGAAAGGCAAAGACGTTAAGAGTGTCTCTGAGATTGAGGAGACTGGTGACTCCTTCAAAGTTACGGTCACTACCGGCTCCAAGGTCCTCGTCAACAACTTCACCCTTGGAaaggaggcagagctggagacCATCACTGGAGAGAAGGTCAAG GCGGTGGTTCAGCGTGAAGGCAACAAGCTGAAGGTCTCCCTGAAGGGAATAGAGTCTGTCACAGAACTGGTGGATGGGAACACAATTGTCAAT aCTATGACTCTTGGTGGCATTGTGTACAAGAGGACGAGCAAACGCATGTAA
- the smyd1b gene encoding histone-lysine N-methyltransferase SMYD1b isoform X2, with product MENVAIFDSPGKGRGLKATKEFWAGDVIFSEPSLAAVVFDSLAERICHSCFRRQDKLQRCGQCKFAHYCDRTCQRAGWAEHKQECGAIKAYGKAPNENIRLVAHIMWRLDKEGSVVSDAQLTTLEELEDHIADMQEDDLKEFKVDIHNFLDYWPRNSKQHTIDIVSHLFGVVNCNGFTVSDQRGLQAVGVGLFPNLCLVNHDCWPNCTVILNHGNQSAVNTMFHSQRRIELRSLGKIAEGEELTVSYVDFLNLSEERQRLLKTQYFFDCTCEHCKSRIKDDLKLGGKEEDGPTEEQVKEATDYCFQMLEKMEKSRLNGDYHEVVKTCKDCIEKTEPVLADTHIYLLRMWSTLSEVQAYLQYFNDASDYARKMVEGYQKLYHPNNAVLGMAAMRAGVTHWQAGEIEIGHGMICKAYAILMVTHGPTHPITKDLEAMRMQTEMELRMFKQNEYVYHSMREAALKNRPMTMMHEPKSVEEGIKNLFHRRK from the exons ATGGAGAACGTGGCAATATTTGACTCACCTGGAAAGGGGAGGGGTCTGAAGGCTACTAAGGAGTTTTGGGCCGGAGATGTCATTTTTTCCGAGCCCAGTCTCGCAGCTGTTGTGTTTGACAG TCTAGCAGAGCGTATTTGCCACTCCTGTTTCCGCAGACAAGACAAGCTACAGAGGTGCGGCCAGTGCAAATTTGCTCATTATTGTGACCGAACCTGCCAGCGTGCCGGCTGGGCCGAACACAAGCAAGAATGTGGTGCCATCAAAGCTTATGGCAAAGCGCCGAATGAGAACATCCG CTTGGTGGCCCACATCATGTGGCGCCTTGACAAGGAGGGGAGCGTGGTGTCTGACGCGCAGCTGACCacgctggaggagctggaggaccaCATTGCTGACATGCAAGAGGATGATTTGAAGGAGTTCAAAGTGGACATCCACAACTTCCTGGACTACTGGCCCCGTAACAGCAAGCAGCACACAATTGACATCGTCTCACATCTTTTTGGAGTG gTTAACTGTAATGGTTTCACTGTGAGTGACCAGAGGGGCCTTCAGGCAGTAGGAGTTGGTCTTTTCCCAAATTTGTGTCTAGTGAATCATGACTGCTGGCCGAACTGCACTGTGATCCTCAACCACGGCAA tcaATCGGCTGTGAATACTATGTTTCATTCTCAACGGAG gaTCGAGCTGCGTTCTCTCGGTAAGATcgcagagggagaggagctgaCAGTCTCATATGTGGACTTCTTGAATTTGtcagaggagagacaaagactgCTGAAAACACAATACTTCTTTGACTGCACATGTGAGCACTGCAAGAGCCGCATCAAAGACGACTTGAAGTTGGGGGGAAAGGAAGAGGACGGA CCTACAGAGGAACAGGTGAAAGAGGCAACAGATTATTGCTTTCAAATGctggagaagatggagaagtCTCGGTTGAATGGTGACTACCATGAG GTGGTAAAAACCTGCAAGGACTGCATAGAGAAAACAGAGCCGGTGTTGGCTGACACTCACATCTACCTGCTGAGGATGTGGAGCACATTAAGTGAGGTGCAAGCTTACCTGCAATACTTTAATGACGCCTCAGACTACGCCCGCAAAATGGTGGAGGGATACCA AAAACTGTACCACCCAAACAATGCTGTTCTCGGTATGGCTGCTATGCGAGCAGGAGTGACTCACTGGCAAGCTGGGGAGATAGAGATTGGCCACGGGATGATCTGCAAGGCCTATGCCATCCTCATGGTCACCCATGGCCCAACACACCCCATCACCAAGGACCTGGAG GCGATGCGTatgcagacagagatggagctgAGGATGTTCAAGCAGAACGAGTATGTTTACCACAGTATGAGAGAGGCAGCTCTGAAGAACAGACCAATGACCATGATGCACGAACCCAAGTCTGTGGAGGAGGGAATCAAGAATCTCTTCCACCGGAGGAAGTAA
- the smyd1b gene encoding histone-lysine N-methyltransferase SMYD1b isoform X1, with amino-acid sequence MRQTATNPFSVSVGTVQEVGGYFSTLGVECAVVIEEGTDCVSGTSADTMENVAIFDSPGKGRGLKATKEFWAGDVIFSEPSLAAVVFDSLAERICHSCFRRQDKLQRCGQCKFAHYCDRTCQRAGWAEHKQECGAIKAYGKAPNENIRLVAHIMWRLDKEGSVVSDAQLTTLEELEDHIADMQEDDLKEFKVDIHNFLDYWPRNSKQHTIDIVSHLFGVVNCNGFTVSDQRGLQAVGVGLFPNLCLVNHDCWPNCTVILNHGNQSAVNTMFHSQRRIELRSLGKIAEGEELTVSYVDFLNLSEERQRLLKTQYFFDCTCEHCKSRIKDDLKLGGKEEDGVKPTEEQVKEATDYCFQMLEKMEKSRLNGDYHEVVKTCKDCIEKTEPVLADTHIYLLRMWSTLSEVQAYLQYFNDASDYARKMVEGYQKLYHPNNAVLGMAAMRAGVTHWQAGEIEIGHGMICKAYAILMVTHGPTHPITKDLEAMRMQTEMELRMFKQNEYVYHSMREAALKNRPMTMMHEPKSVEEGIKNLFHRRK; translated from the exons ATGAGACAAACTGCCACCAACccattttctgtgtctgttggtACAGTTCAAGAGGTGGGCGGCTATTTTAGTACCTTGGGTGTGGAATGTGCAGTTGTCATTGAAGAGGGCACGGATTG CGTCTCAGGAACCAGTGCGGATACCATGGAGAACGTGGCAATATTTGACTCACCTGGAAAGGGGAGGGGTCTGAAGGCTACTAAGGAGTTTTGGGCCGGAGATGTCATTTTTTCCGAGCCCAGTCTCGCAGCTGTTGTGTTTGACAG TCTAGCAGAGCGTATTTGCCACTCCTGTTTCCGCAGACAAGACAAGCTACAGAGGTGCGGCCAGTGCAAATTTGCTCATTATTGTGACCGAACCTGCCAGCGTGCCGGCTGGGCCGAACACAAGCAAGAATGTGGTGCCATCAAAGCTTATGGCAAAGCGCCGAATGAGAACATCCG CTTGGTGGCCCACATCATGTGGCGCCTTGACAAGGAGGGGAGCGTGGTGTCTGACGCGCAGCTGACCacgctggaggagctggaggaccaCATTGCTGACATGCAAGAGGATGATTTGAAGGAGTTCAAAGTGGACATCCACAACTTCCTGGACTACTGGCCCCGTAACAGCAAGCAGCACACAATTGACATCGTCTCACATCTTTTTGGAGTG gTTAACTGTAATGGTTTCACTGTGAGTGACCAGAGGGGCCTTCAGGCAGTAGGAGTTGGTCTTTTCCCAAATTTGTGTCTAGTGAATCATGACTGCTGGCCGAACTGCACTGTGATCCTCAACCACGGCAA tcaATCGGCTGTGAATACTATGTTTCATTCTCAACGGAG gaTCGAGCTGCGTTCTCTCGGTAAGATcgcagagggagaggagctgaCAGTCTCATATGTGGACTTCTTGAATTTGtcagaggagagacaaagactgCTGAAAACACAATACTTCTTTGACTGCACATGTGAGCACTGCAAGAGCCGCATCAAAGACGACTTGAAGTTGGGGGGAAAGGAAGAGGACGGAGTCaag CCTACAGAGGAACAGGTGAAAGAGGCAACAGATTATTGCTTTCAAATGctggagaagatggagaagtCTCGGTTGAATGGTGACTACCATGAG GTGGTAAAAACCTGCAAGGACTGCATAGAGAAAACAGAGCCGGTGTTGGCTGACACTCACATCTACCTGCTGAGGATGTGGAGCACATTAAGTGAGGTGCAAGCTTACCTGCAATACTTTAATGACGCCTCAGACTACGCCCGCAAAATGGTGGAGGGATACCA AAAACTGTACCACCCAAACAATGCTGTTCTCGGTATGGCTGCTATGCGAGCAGGAGTGACTCACTGGCAAGCTGGGGAGATAGAGATTGGCCACGGGATGATCTGCAAGGCCTATGCCATCCTCATGGTCACCCATGGCCCAACACACCCCATCACCAAGGACCTGGAG GCGATGCGTatgcagacagagatggagctgAGGATGTTCAAGCAGAACGAGTATGTTTACCACAGTATGAGAGAGGCAGCTCTGAAGAACAGACCAATGACCATGATGCACGAACCCAAGTCTGTGGAGGAGGGAATCAAGAATCTCTTCCACCGGAGGAAGTAA